The genomic interval TCYCCCGTGCCCTGCAGCGTGTCCTGATCRATACTGTAGATCTTCTGGTGCATATCcactttctgcttcttctcaTTTTTCAGCCGAACGAGAAGAACACGGAAACTGGACCCGCCAAGATCCAAAGCCAAGAAATCTCCttgttctacaaaaaaataaaattgagtaaaaaaataaaaataaaaacaattcacatCTAACAGGAGCAAGGTCATATCCGAGTAAGAGGCAGCGGACATCTCGTCTTCCCCCTCACCTGTTCCGTCTGGGGTGGACCTGACGTACGTCGGCAGCATCTTGACGCTGGTCTGGTTGTGCGTCTGCTTGGACAGACCCCGTGCCATTTCCTCCGTCAGCCTCCGCTTcacctccagcagctgctcgCGGCTCAGCCGCAGGGTGTCRAGGACGCGCTGCCGCTCGGCGTGCTGGGTKGCGAGTCGGTAGGCCACCGCCGTCACCATGGCCGCGCCTTTCCCGCTGCCGTGCTGCGACTGCAAGAAGCGCACGTCACAGTCTGGCACGAGGCGCCGCACCATTTTGTTGAGCTTCCTRGAAAATCtgttttccaaaagaaaaaattatttgaataaacaTTGTGCCGTTTCTCAGTGAACTTTCATGCTAGCTAACTTTCCATCaatgaacaaaacagca from Poecilia reticulata strain Guanapo unplaced genomic scaffold, Guppy_female_1.0+MT scaffold_937, whole genome shotgun sequence carries:
- the LOC103461285 gene encoding hexokinase-2-like, whose translation is MVRRLVPDCDVRFLQSQHGSGKGAAMVTAVAYRLATQHAERQRVLDTLRLSREQLLEVKRRLTEEMARGLSKQTHNQTSVKMLPTYVRSTPDGTEQGDFLALDLGGSSFRVLLVRLKNEKKQKVDMHQKIYSIDQDTLQGTGEEVLCGVGIKQLKIILGFCFFKFQCKLKKLQ